One Nocardioides aromaticivorans genomic window carries:
- a CDS encoding pyridoxal phosphate-dependent aminotransferase gives MRKISQSRKLRNVRYDVRGPILVEAQRLEAEGHKILKLNIGNPAPFGFEAPEAIVADMVHNLPDAQGYSDSRGIYSARTAVAQYYQSRGLKDTAVEDVFIGNGVSEMISMVLTAFLDDGNEILVPAPDYPLWTGAVSLSGGTPVHYRCDEDNGWMPDLEDIESKITENTHGLVIINPNNPTGAVYSKEMVAKLVDIARRHDLVVFADEIYEKILFDDAVHHHAAAAAGNDVLCLTFSGLSKAYRVCGYRAGWVMVSGPKELAEDFLEGLTLLSNMRMCANVPAQHAIQTALGGYQSINELIVPGGRFYEQAMLADRLLNEIPGVTSVRPRGALYCFPRLDPEVYPIDDDEQFVIELLRAKKILVTHGTGFNWFAPDHFRLVTLPDVDVLEEAIGRIAEFLATRR, from the coding sequence GTGCGCAAGATCAGCCAGAGCAGGAAGCTCCGCAACGTCCGGTACGACGTCCGGGGACCCATCCTCGTCGAGGCCCAGCGCCTCGAGGCCGAGGGCCACAAGATCCTCAAGCTGAACATCGGCAACCCCGCACCGTTCGGCTTCGAGGCGCCCGAGGCGATCGTCGCCGACATGGTGCACAACCTGCCCGACGCGCAGGGCTACAGCGACTCCCGTGGCATCTACTCCGCGCGCACCGCGGTCGCGCAGTACTACCAGTCGCGCGGCCTCAAGGACACGGCCGTCGAGGACGTCTTCATCGGCAACGGCGTCTCCGAGATGATCTCCATGGTCCTCACCGCCTTCCTCGACGACGGCAACGAGATCCTGGTGCCGGCGCCCGACTACCCGCTGTGGACCGGCGCGGTGTCGCTGTCCGGCGGCACCCCCGTGCACTACCGGTGCGACGAGGACAACGGCTGGATGCCGGACCTCGAGGACATCGAGTCGAAGATCACCGAGAACACCCACGGCCTGGTGATCATCAACCCGAACAACCCCACCGGCGCGGTCTACAGCAAGGAGATGGTCGCCAAGCTGGTCGACATCGCCCGCCGCCACGACCTGGTCGTGTTCGCCGACGAGATCTACGAGAAGATCCTCTTCGACGACGCGGTCCACCACCACGCGGCGGCCGCGGCCGGCAACGACGTCCTCTGCCTGACCTTCAGCGGCCTGTCCAAGGCCTACCGGGTCTGCGGCTACCGCGCCGGCTGGGTCATGGTGTCCGGCCCCAAGGAGCTCGCCGAGGACTTCCTCGAGGGGCTCACCCTGCTCTCCAACATGCGCATGTGCGCCAACGTGCCGGCACAGCACGCGATCCAGACCGCGCTCGGCGGCTACCAGTCGATCAACGAGCTGATCGTGCCCGGCGGGCGCTTCTACGAGCAGGCGATGCTGGCCGACCGGCTGCTCAACGAGATCCCCGGCGTGACCTCGGTGCGCCCGCGCGGCGCGCTCTACTGCTTCCCGCGGCTCGACCCGGAGGTCTACCCGATCGACGACGACGAGCAGTTCGTGATCGAGCTGCTGCGGGCGAAGAAGATCCTGGTCACCCACGGCACCGGCTTCAACTGGTTCGCCCCCGACCACTTCCGGCTCGTGACGCTCCCGGACGTCGACGTACTCGAGGAGGCGATCGGGCGGATCGCGGAGTTCCTCGCCACCCGACGCTGA